The Streptococcus sanguinis genome contains the following window.
CGCAAGTCAAAATAAGATTACATCTTTGGACATTCCAGCCGCTCAGTCTTCCTTGAAGAATTTAAACTTGGCTGAAAATGAGCTGAAAAATTTGGAAGGAATTAATCAGTTTAGGTCTTTAGACAATCTTGCTGTCAACAAGAATAAAATCAATACCTTAGCGTTGCAGGAACCAAATAAAACGGTGACTTATATCAATGTCAGCGACAATCACATCCCTAAAGAAGAGCTTGAATTGAATGAAAATAAAATTCCGAAAGCCTTGGCGCAGCATTTCCCAGATGTTCAGGGTGGCAGCATTGACAATAATAAGCCGGCCGATGCAAAGAACGAAAAGAAGGAAGAGCCTAAGCAAAGTGAGCCTAATAAGGCAGGTGTCCAAGGGAAGCCAGCATCCGATAAGCCAGCCTTATCTGAAGCAAGCGGCCAAGGAGCTTCAAATGATAGCGAGCATGCTGCTGGATCTTCTGAAGCAGAGTTAAACAATCAAGCTGAGAAACTAGAAAACTCTTCTAAACCATCATCAGAAGAAGCACCAACTGCTGAAAATCCTGCATTAAAATCTGAGTCAGCTCAAGCAGAAGGCAAAGAAAATCAAAAGGATTCAAAAGATAAGGAACAAGAAGAGAAAGAAGCTAATCACTAATCCTTATCCAGTTGAGCAGAAAAAATACAATTTTTTCTTGAAATAGTTTTGAAATTGTGATATAGTATAAAAAAATTAAATAATCCTTTAATTCTATCCAGAGAGATAGACAAGGAGCAAGTAAAAAGATGGGTGGAGTGTAAGCAAGTGCGTCTTGTTTTAGTTTGCCTGACTAGATTTTTCTGAAGTCTCCTTGTATGAGGAGACTTTTTCTGTTGTTTGAGGAGGAAAGAATGAAAATAAAAGAAGTTGTCGATGACATTACCATGAACCGTGCGATTACGCGGATTACCTATGAAATCATCGAGCGCAACAAGGACTTGAACCAAGTAGTCTTGGCTGGCATTAAGACCCGCGGGGTTCACTTGGCACACCGGATTCAGAAGCGATTGGCTCAGTTGGAGAATATTGATATTCCAGTCGCAGAAATAGACACTAAGCCTTTCCGAGATGATATCAAGGTTGAGGAAGATACGACAGTGATTCCAGTGGATATTACCGACCGTCAAGTAATCCTGATCGACGATGTTCTCTACACAGGCCGGACCATCCGAGCAGCTATCGACAATCTGGTCAGTCATGGACGGCCCTCTCGAGTTGGTCTGGCTGTCTTGGTAGACCGTGGTCACCGCGAACTGCCGATTCGGGCAGACTATGTTGGCAAGAACATTCCGACTAGCCAAACTGAGGAGATTGTTGTTGAGGTGACTGAGACAGACGGTCAAGATCGCGTGTTGATTATGGGGGAGTAATAAGCTAAATGAGTCAAGATGTTAAGTATGATGTGCATGATATGCCAAAGCCAGGTTTGCTTTTAGGACTATCCTTTCAGCACTTGTTCGCCATGTTCGGGGCGACAGTCTTGGTACCGATTCTGGTGGGAATTGACCCAGCGGTGGCCCTCTTTTCCAGCGGTTTGGGACACTGGCCCATCTGACTGTTACCAAGTATAAGATTCCGGCCTACATGGGTTCCAGCTTTGCTTATATCGCAGCCATGCAGATGCTGATGAAGACTGATGGCATCGGAGCGGTTGCACAGGGAGCCATCACCGGTGGTTTGGTTTATTTCATTGTAGCACTGATTGTTAAGTTTGCTGGCAATGCTTGGATTGACAAGGTGCTGCCGCCAGTAGTAGTTGGCCCCATCATCATGGTCATCGGTCTGAGCCTGGCTGGAACAGCTGTTAGCGATGTGATGAACAAGACTGCAGCTAATGGCGAAAAGGTTTATGATTTGACCTATTTCATTATCGGTATGGTTACTCTCTTGGCAGTCATCCTCTTTAATATCTATGGTAAGAAGATTGTGGGAATTATCCCAGTCTTACTAGGCTTGATAGTCGGCTACATCTTTAGCTTGATTCTAGGGGCTGTGACTGGTCAGGAAATTGTGTCTTTTGCCAAGGTTGGGGAAGCTTCTTGGTTCCACCTTCCGCCTATGAGTCTGCCTTTCTTGGACTACGATGTGAAATTTTATCCTAGTGCGATTTTAACCATGGCGCCTATCGCCTTTGTAACCATGACAGAACACTTCGGGCATGTCATGGTACTGAATAGCTTGACAGGCAAGGATTTCTTCAAGGATCCAGGTCTAGACAAGACCTTGACTGGTGATGGTCTGGCTCAGATTATTGCAGGGCTTTTCGGAGCACCGCCCGTGACTAGCTATGGAGAGAATATCGGAGTCATGGCGCTCAATAAAATCTACAGCGTCTATGTCATTGCAGGTGCAGCAGTGCTGGCTATTGTCATGAGCTTTGTGGGCAAGGTCTCAGCCCTGCTCCAATCCATCCCGAGTCCTGTGCTGGGTGGTATTTCCATCGCTCTCTTTGGGGTAATTGCTTCGAGCGGTCTCAAAATTCTGATCGAAGCACAGACCAACTTTGACAATAAAAAGAATCTCTTGATTGCCAGTGTCATCTTGGTATCTGGTATCGGTGGTCTGACCTTGCAGCTGTCGGGTCTGCAAATCTCAGGAGTTGCCTTGTCAACTATTCTGGGAATTGTCCTCTATCTTGTCCTGCCTGAGCCCAAGGAT
Protein-coding sequences here:
- the pyrR gene encoding bifunctional pyr operon transcriptional regulator/uracil phosphoribosyltransferase PyrR, which gives rise to MKIKEVVDDITMNRAITRITYEIIERNKDLNQVVLAGIKTRGVHLAHRIQKRLAQLENIDIPVAEIDTKPFRDDIKVEEDTTVIPVDITDRQVILIDDVLYTGRTIRAAIDNLVSHGRPSRVGLAVLVDRGHRELPIRADYVGKNIPTSQTEEIVVEVTETDGQDRVLIMGE